The genomic interval CAGGCACGCCCAGTTTCATTTTAGCATGTAAGCTTAAGGCTTTGAAGCAAGATCTTAAAAGGTGGAACTTGGAAGTGTTTGGTAGTATTGACAATCAGAAGAACACCCTTATGGAGGAACTAGGGGAATTAGAGGGAATGGAATTGACGGGAGAGCTCTCGGAGGAGGCCTTAGCAAGAAAAGGGCGGTTGTGACTGATTTGGAGAGGGTGTTATTGATGGAAGAGGCTTCGTGGTAACAAAAATCTAGGGCCCTTTAGTTAAAAGAATGTGATAAATGTACGAAATTCTTTCATAAAGTGGTGAATTCTCATAGACGCAGCAACACTATTGAGTCATTGCATTCAGATACTCAAGTGCTTTCTTCTCCCGATGATCTAGAAAATCATATTGTGCATTATTATGAGATGCTTGAGGCTGAAGCTCGATGGCTTATTGTTCGAGTCTATTGATTCACAAAGTGCAAGTGGTTTGGAAATGCCTTTTGATGAAGACAAGGTTTATAAGGTTATCCGTAGCATGGCGAAGGACAAAGCACCGGGCCCAGATGGTTTCTTGTTGGGTTTCTTTTAGGCTTGTTGGGATGTTGTGAAATGAGATATTATGCAGGTTTTTATGGAATTTCACTCTTTccagaaatttgagaaaaatctcATGGTGACATTCATCACTCTCATAAGGCAGTTGAAGATTTCCGCCCCATAAGCCTTGTGAGTGGAGTATACAAAATCATCTCGAAGGTACATGCTAATCGACTTAGCCCGGTGTTGGAGCACATTATCTTtaaacctcaaaatgcttttattcGGGGGAGACAAATTCTGGATTCGGTGCTTATTGCCAATGGGTGCTTGGATCATAGGATGCTAGAAGGAGTCCTATGTATTCTTTGCAAActtgatatggaaaatgctTATGACCATGTGAACTGAGATTTCCTTTTATACTTGCTCGGGAGGTGTAGCTTTGATGATAGGTGGATTTCCTGGATTTGATATTGTGTCTCTACCGTCCATTTCTCGGTACTAGTCAATGGCACTCCTGCAGATTTTTTTAACAGTTGACGCGGTCTGAGGCAAGGGGATTCTTTGTCTCCCCTTTtgtttgtcattgttatggaggcacttggTTGGATGGTGAATGCTATTGTTGGAAGAGGTtttctttctagtttttttGGTGGGTAATGGCACGAATGACCCTATTTCACTTTCCCATTTTGTGATGTGGATCCTGGTCAGATCCAATCTTTGTGAGctcttttgttatgttttgaaacaGTGTCGGGACTTAAGGTGAACCTTGGTAAATCTAAGATAGTTGTGGTGGGTGTGGTGCCCAATATCAATAGCTTGGCGCGGTTtttggattgtaaggtgtcctcCTTgcttatgaaatatttgggactcCCTTTGAGGTCGACTTTTAAGGCTCGAGCTGTATGAGATGGGGTGGTGGAAAAAGTATAGAGAAAGCTTGCGAGGTAGAAACAgatgtatttatcgaaaggggggTGACTCACTTTAATTAAGAGTTTTCTAACTAATCTCCGCacatatttctctttattttgccTACAGGGGTGGCGACTAAAATTAAGAGATTATTCTGggcctttctatttttttttttttgggggggggggggggggggagtaaACAAAATTCCACCTGGTTAATTGGAACAAAGTTTTTTCTCCAATTTCAAATGGCGGCTTGGGAGTACGCAATTTGAGGACtttcaataaagttttgttgggaaaatggttatggaggtaccACCTAGAGGAGGACACGCTTTGGAAAGAGATTATTGTTTCTGGACACGAGAATGTGTGGGGAGTATGGTGCTCCAATGTAGTTGGGGGTATGGCGTGggtttatgaaaaatttattaggcGGGGATGGCAATGCTTTGAAAGTCATATACGATTTGTGGTGGGAGAGATGTCCAGAATcaggttttggcatgatgtttggtgtggatAATGCGCTTTGTACAGGGCTTTTCCAACACTCTATCGTATTGCAACTAATAATGAGGCTTCTGTTATAGATATGCGGGTATTCTCTCATGGTTCTTATCCATGGAATGTCCTTtttaatagggatattcatgattAGGAATTGCACGCAGTGTCTAATTTTTTCAGGTTACTATATTCCATGGGAAATACCAGGGCACAGGAGAATAAAGTGCAGTGGAGGGCCAAtgacaataaaaaaatgtacagtCAAGACATATTACAAGATTTTATCAGCCCAAGGCAATGCatcatttccatggaagaggattTGGAGGTCCTGGGTGCCTACTAAAGTAGCTTTTTTGTTTGGACTGTAGCTTCAGGGAAGATCTTGACTATGAACAATCTGAGAAAGAGGGGACTTATTATGATGAATTGGTGCTATTTGTGTAAAAAAACATGGAAAATATGTAGATCACttacttttgcattgtgagaTTACAAGAGAGCTATGagatgagatctttagaagaaTGGATATTGCATGGATaatgcctttgagggtggtggatttattggcttGTTGGAAGGAGCTTGAAGGTTGTCCTCAAGTGGCggtagtgtggaagatgatcttgttgtgtatcatgtggtgtacatggtcggaaaggaatgagagatgctttgaagatagggagcgcaCAATGGCagagcttcagaatttttttatgcgCACTTTAATGTCTTGGTTCTCAACTATTATACTTGATGGAAAtaatgtccatgactttctttCCTTaacctagaatgtatttaggtgtttcttctatatacttcctgtgtacacgggttatatctatttcatttgtatgaataaaatttacttcttacttatataaaaaaaaaaaaggaaagcagCGACAAGGACAACTCAACCACTACTTGTGTAGACCGTGTGGTTATCATGAGTCACACAGAACAAGAAATATGAATGGCTTCCCCAAACCAAAGCTCGTGTAATTGTCTTCATATCTCTGCTAGTGGCTGTTCTTTGGCTAACTTGGATTTTGGCTTGCATCAGGTTCACGAAGGTTCTGCATAGTTGTCAAGCTACAATTGCATTCACCACATAATCACTAGGAACATAATTCACACAAATACTTTTTCTGAAATCCAAGGCCTAGTTGGTTGGTCCCATACTTATTAGTGAGGCTTAGTAGCAACACTTCAAGATAATCTAGGAGCTGCTCCATAGTCCTCACACACATAGTGGACGATAATTACCAACGAAAAAATGAGAGGGTTTGGATTGGGAAGTAAGCCACTAAGAAACATTAGTAAACCCCATAACATGGTTATCCAGATTCTCAagcaaaaatttcttttttctttaaaggaGTTCCTTCAGATTTTCTATAAGTTAAAGAGCAAATGCATAATTTTAAGTTCTAATAGAAAGATTTTCATATAGTTACTGCAATTTATAGTAGTCTTAATGCATAAACAATTATGCCATGCCCTCTAGTGGAAGTATCAAGATACATTAAATTCCATCAATTCACCTTACCCACCCACTTTTGTTTGTATTATACCCTCACACActtatattaattacaaaaatgtcctctaatactccccctcaagctggagcatatatatcatataaacctaGCTTAAAACAAATAAGTTTTAACCGATTCCAACACAAAGACTTAGTAAACACATCTGCGAGTTGATCGCCAAACTTCACAAAAGGTGTAGCAATATCACCACTTAGTATCCTATCTTGAATGAAATGACAGTCAATCTCTATATGTTTAGTCATCTCATGTAACACAAGATTAGAGGCAATATGCACTGCggcttgattatcacaaaataattgAAGAGGAGTAGGACCTAgaaacccaatctcttgaagGAAGTGTTGCAACCATGTCAACTTACTAGTAGTGTGAGTCATTGCCCTATATTTAGCTTCTGCACTAGATCAGACTACTACTGCAtgtttcttactcttccatGTAATAAAGTTAACTCCTAAAAAGGTACAATATCCAGTAGTAGATCTTCTATCTGAAGGGGAtcctgcccaatcagcatctgaaAAGGCTTTAACCCTAAGATGTCCATTTTGTCGATACAGTAATCCAAGGCCAGATGCTTGCTTAAGATAATGAAGATTATGAATTACCGCATCCCGATGTGAGACCCTAGGCGTTTGTAAAAATTGACTCAGTACACTCACTGCAGAAGAGATGTCTAGTCAGTGATAGTGAgataattcaatttctcaacaaaTCTTTGATACCTACCTGGATCTCCAAACAATTGCCCTTCCTCTTTCaagaatttgtgatttggacCTATAGGGGTGTCAATAGGTCATGCACCCAGTATGCCAATTTCTTCCAGAAGATCAAGTACATATTTCTTTTGAGATAGGTTGATACCCTCTTTAGATCTACTGACATCAATTCCAAGAAAATATCTATGCTTGCCCAAGTCTTTTGTTTGAAACTGATCATGTAAACACTATTTCTGCCTAGCAATTCCAGTAGAGTCACTCCCAGTAATTACAATATCATCGACATatacaatcaacaaaatgtgACCTGCATCACTATGTAGGTGAAATACCGAATGATTTTTTTGGCATCTATGGAGATCAAATGCCAATACAACATCAAAAAACTTCACAAACCATGCTCGAggagattgtttcaaaccatataatgcATTTTCTAACTTGCATACAGTGCCTCGATACTCCCCCTGAGCAACAAACCTAGAAGGTTACTCtatataaacttcttcatgcAAGTCACCATGCAGAAATGCATTCTTAACATCCAGCTAAAATAAGGGTCAATCTAAATTAGCAGCAAGAGAGATCAATCAACACTCAAATAGAGGAGATTTTGGCAACTGAGGAGAAAGTCTCATTGTAATCAATGCTATATGTTTGAGTGTAACCCTTAGCAACCAAGCAAGCTTTCAGAGGTTCCACAGAACCATCATGATGAAATTTgattgtatatatctatttacaGCCAACAGGTTGCTTACCAAGTGGTGGTTGAACAAGATCCCATGCCTCATTATGGTGAAAGGCATCCATTTCATCTTTCATAGTTGTCCTCCATCCCAGATCAGATAAAGCATCCTGTCTTACGAttagaaatttttgaaagttgagcggtaaaacatgaaaatgaagGAGATAAGGCATGCCATGAGACATTGATTAATCGGATGTTGAGTAACACAAGATTGAGTACCTTTGCGGAGAGCAATAGGTGGAGAGTCTGAAGTACTAGGTAACTTAGGATCCGAAGATGGAGACATAGTTGGTGAAGGCATAGAAGCCGGTAGTCACGAGCGACGCAAGTAAACCTATAAAGGAACTGGGGGAGGGGGTGGAGGTGGAGGACCGGCGACAGGAGGAGAAAGTGTAAGATTAGGTAATGGTAGAGGATCACACTAAACACTCGAAGCTATGTCAGAGAAATAGGGTATGGActcaaaaaatataacataagcACTCGTGAAGTAGAGTTTAAGAACATGACTATAACAATGATATCATTTTTGAGTTCGAgaataaccaacaaaaaaacactTAGTAGAGCGTAGATCAAGCTTATCAAAACCTGGGCCAAGGTTATGAACATagcaaacacacccaaaaatttTTGGAGGAAGGGTAAATGGTGGAGATGAAGGAAACAAGATGGAGAAAGGAGAGGACCATCGAGAACTAATGAAGGCATACGGTTAACAATGTGATAAGCAGTAAGAACACCATCACTCCAAAATCGTTTAGGAACATGCACGTGCAATAAAAGTGCTCGGGTTACATCTAACAAATGACGATTTTTGCGTTCAGCCACCCCATTATGTTGGGGTGTATAAGAACATGAAGTTTGATGAACAATTCCTTTGCTACTTAAGTAAGTAGTAAAGACACTAGATAGATATTCTCTAGCATTATCAGAACACAAAATCTAAACCCTTTtgttaaattgagttttaatttctttccaaaacactttgaatatggaaagaagTTCAGATCTTACCTCTATTAGAAACACCCATGTCACAGGAGAGTAGTCATCAATAAATGTGACAAAATACTGAAATGTGCTTGATTCAATGTTGATTGGTCCCCATATATCAGAGTGAACCAATTCAAAAGGACTAGAGGCTCGTTTATCAACTCGAGGTATAAACGAAACTCGATTATGTTTACCAATTTGACATGCTTCACAAGGAAAGGGAGACATATTTCCTAGATTCCTAACCTAGCACTTTAAAAGGGAAAGAGAAGGATGACCATGACAATGCCATTCATAAGCAGATGATGTGGATGTAAGGGCTCGAGTGGGTGACTGTTTAACATCAAGATAATATAGACCATCAGCTCCATGTCCCGTACCAATCTTGTTTCCCGTCTTGAGATCCTGAAAGACACATGAAGAGGGATAAAATTTTACTGAACATTGAAGACTTTGAGTGATTTTACTGATGGATAGAAAACTAAAGGGACAACTAGAAGCATATAGAATAAATGACAAGGATATAGAGTCAATGAGCTTAGTGGATCAAATGACTGTAACTTTAGAAAGAGAACCATTAGCGAGGGTAACACTTTTTGGAGATGTTACAATATCAAACTTAGATAAGACAGAGGACAGACTAGTCAGATGTTCATTAGCTCTGGAATCAATGATCCACGGATCTTGAGCGGTTGAGGCAAGACATGCGGATGCTATACCTGAGTGGGTAAGAGTAGCTGTGGAGGATGAAGCCCGTGTGTGACCCAAAAGCCACTCATACTCATTCTTCGATATACTAATCATACATGAGTTAGAGCTAGTTGACTTTGATGTAGCATCTTGGCAAATAACCTGATTAGTAGACCCAGATGGTCTACCATGTAGATCCCAACTATAGTCCACCAAATGGTCAGTGCGACCACAATGGGTGCACTTACGAGGTTCTTGACCTCGAGTGCGATTACCTTTGGCATCACGTCCCCCACGTGCACCTTTACCGCCTCGACTTTCATACCCACCAGGAGCAACATAAGAGGTAACCGCATTATATAACTTTGACTCAAATTTAGTTGTCATATCCGAGAAACTCCACacaatatttgagaaaaaacaCAATTCAACTTAAAAAATCCGAGAAACACAATCTGTAAATGTAGATACCTAGCCCAAGTACACGAAAAGCAACTCGAATACCACAATTTCGGCCTTGTATCGGCCTAAATCGGTCTGTTTCAGATCTGAATAAGCTATCCTAAATGAGGATAAGAATACCATATACGCATTACCAAACAGGTGTTATTTCGGATAGGAATACACTCTTACTCCATGTTTTGGCTATTCAAACTCAAGGATTGGATAGCTTATACCTGCAATCAAACACTCTGAGCTTCAACCTTTTGCTGGAGACGAAGATGCCGATAACCACATAGAAGGCCGACAAGTCCACCCCTGGTGTCTAGTATCGGAGAAAAGGCTAGAGAGTGGCCGGAAACCACTTCAAACACTTTCGGTTGTCGACAAAAAAGGGAATCGCCGTATCGATTCCAGCGGCGACGAAGAAGCCAGCAACCACAAACAAGGCCGGCAAGTCCACCCCTGGTGCCCAATACTGGAGAAGACGCTGGAGAGTGGTCGGAAACCACTTCAAAGGGAACCACCGTATCGATTTGGGCATTAACCACCGTACACTACTGAGATCTATCCAACGTACACTACtctttgataccatgtaaatACATATGGGAAAGATCTTCTTCATTTCATATTGATGTACAAATATACACTACATTCAATTGACATTTATACCCTCACACActtatattaattacaaacaTGTCCTCTAATAGTATACATATATTTGCTTGCTTCTGATGACTCTCTGCTTTTACTCGACTGCGACAAAGCCTCAGCTACTTGATCTCTGCCATATCCTTTTGGATGTCTTGCTTGATAGGAGGAGCTCTATAGTATGCTGAAACAGTTGCAGGGAAGAACATCTGTCTCACTCCTTCTGCCTTGATAATGGGAAATATTATACTGGATGCACTCTGAAAAGTACAAAAATTGTTCAATAGGCATTGTAGGggatatttatttatacatatgaGGTTATTAATTCATGCCTATAGatgtagaaacaaaaagaaaaaaaggatagAATAACTATTTGGACTTGGcattccacaaaaaaaaaaaaaaaaaaggggaaaatttGATGTGGAGTACGCACCGAAATCAACCTAGCTCCAATCCACATGCCTTTGGGTGAAGGAAATGGCAGTAGCAGACGACCAACACCATATATTGCAACCGCAAAGAAATGCAGAACTAAATTCAATGGACGTGGGTTTAGACCAGCGAATAAAGCTACCAGTCCTGTTGAAAATATGCCTCCAAGGCTTAAATAGTCAAAACATGCTTGGCGCATCTCCTTCCTTGCCTGATCAGGTGAAGAAGAAAACATCTTGTAGAGGGCACCAGCCAGCATATTTATTGTAGACGCCATCGGCTATAATAACAAACCATATCATACAACAATGTTAGTGTGAATTAGCATCCCTTGGACATTAAAAGGTTCCTTGacttttaccaaaaaaaaaaaagttccttgACTTTTCAAACATCATCATATAACAAAGCAATTCAGAAACAACGGAAAGAACACTTTGCCATCCAATTCTACTAGCACCACATGAATAAGCAATACATGCAGCAATACACCTTTTGTTCTAGAGAGTTACCTTTCGCAAGGTGTAAAAGGATTCAAGATACTTGGACAATGAAGGTGCATCATTCAGGTCACGCAGTGGCTTAAGAAGATCTCGGAGTACGACAATATCGGAAAGTGCCACGGTCATCCCACCGCCAGTTAGAGGATGCCGCATGTTGAAAGCATCACCCATTAGAAGGGCTCCGGGAGTAGGAAGTGGATCCGCTGGCATGCTTCTATTTGGCATGGTTCTAATATTTCCTTTATCAACTGCAGATATGAAGGTCTCCTTAAGCTCAGCTGGAATCTGTAATTGAAATTCTCTAGATTAATCCAAGGTGCAGGAACAGATGCTCTTGTTGAAGCCAACGCAAAACAAGGATGAAAAATACCGAATACAGCACTAGTAGTACTGCCATTTGAATTGAGTCGTGGACTTCAAAATCAAAgatcatttacaaaaaaaaaaaaaaaaaaggagaagaagaagataccTGTGGAGCCACCACCGTTTTCAAATAGTTGGCCATTTCGCCCTTAGCAACAGAAGGTAATTTCTGACCAGGTACATCAACCAAACAGCGAACCTCAGTACTACTGATTGGATAAAACAAGATGAGTGAAGGGTCGCCTAAAATAATATGTGCATGATTTGCAATTGGAAGTTCACAGTTCTCCAAGACTAAACCCACAAAACAAGATGGCACGTCTACctgttgaaaaatattagttttcCACAGGGTCAGTCTCAATATAGAATGGAACAAGAATGCATATGCCCAACTGCAAAAAAGTAGATATGTAtgcaaaaaaacaaattaatcttTAGATCCTCgattatgataatatatattataactgtCAAAATATGATCAGTGAACAATTCCCAACTCTACTCTAGCTGCACCAGGCAAACTGTAACTATTAGATAGTTCCAAGATGGTAACTTCACCTTAGGGT from Juglans microcarpa x Juglans regia isolate MS1-56 chromosome 4S, Jm3101_v1.0, whole genome shotgun sequence carries:
- the LOC121262163 gene encoding squalene epoxidase 3-like, whose amino-acid sequence is MPIDQHVLWAFFASLFGFVLLYSLRPWNCSNTNKKQLKKKSFPDECVKQSFSGGESRPLEGSSTDVIIVGFGVAGAALAYTLGKDGRRVQVIERDLTEPDRIVGEVLLPGGYLKLIELGLEDCVQEIDAQRVDGLALFKDAKNARLPFPLEKFHSDVAGRSFHNGRFIQRMREKAATLPNVQLEQGTVTSLLEGNGTINGVQYKTKDGQEHRAYAPLTIVCDGCFSNLRRSLCNPKVDVPSCFVGLVLENCELPIANHAHIILGDPSLILFYPISSTEVRCLVDVPGQKLPSVAKGEMANYLKTVVAPQIPAELKETFISAVDKGNIRTMPNRSMPADPLPTPGALLMGDAFNMRHPLTGGGMTVALSDIVVLRDLLKPLRDLNDAPSLSKYLESFYTLRKPMASTINMLAGALYKMFSSSPDQARKEMRQACFDYLSLGGIFSTGLVALFAGLNPRPLNLVLHFFAVAIYGVGRLLLPFPSPKGMWIGARLISSASSIIFPIIKAEGVRQMFFPATVSAYYRAPPIKQDIQKDMAEIK